In Balaenoptera musculus isolate JJ_BM4_2016_0621 chromosome 19, mBalMus1.pri.v3, whole genome shotgun sequence, one genomic interval encodes:
- the NUP62 gene encoding nuclear pore glycoprotein p62: MSGFNFGGTGAPTGGFTFGAAKTATTTPATGFSFSTSGTGGFNFGTPSQPAASTPSTSLFSLTTQAPATQTPGFSFGTTTPTAAATGFSLGINSPKLNLSGAAATPATTQPSGFGLGGSTLTNAISSAVTSAQGTAPTGFVFGSTTTSAAPSTTPGGFSFTGGSTSQTGASGFNIGSMGSSAQPTALTGLPFTPATPAATGAGATQPAASAPAAATTSAGPSLFASLATAPTSSAATGLSLCAPATTAGMPGVGTLGFSLKAPGAASTASTATTTTATTAATGFSLNIKPLAPAGIPSNTAASGTAPAGPSAATGVSASPAMTYAQLESLINKWSLELEDQERHFLQQATQVNAWDRTLIENGEKITTLHREVEKVKLDQKRLDQELDFILSQQKELEDLLSPLEESVKEQSGTVYLQHADEEREKTYKLAENIDAQLKRMAQDLKDIIEHLNTSGGPADTSDPLQQICKILNAHMDSLQWIDQNSALLQRKVEEVTKVCEGRRKEQERSFRITFD; this comes from the coding sequence ATGAGCGGATTTAATTTTGGAGGCACTGGGGCCCCCACAGGCGGGTTCACCTTTGGCGCTGCAAAGACAGCAACAACCACGCCTGCTACGGGGTTTTCCTTCTCCACGTCTGGCACCGGCGGGTTTAATTTtgggactccctcccagccagccgCGAGCACCCCTTCCACCAGCCTGTTCTCACTCACCACCCAGGCTCCGGCGACACAGACCCCAGGATTCAGTTTTGGAACCACAACTCCTACAGCAGCAGCAACCGGATTTTCCTTAGGGATCAACAGCCCAAAGCTAAACTTGAGCGGCGCGGCTGCCACCCCGGCCACGACGCAGCCCAGCGGCTTTGGGCTCGGCGGCAGCACCCTCACCAATGCCATCTCGAGCGCCGTCACGTCAGCCCAGGGCACGGCGCCCACCGGCTTTGTGTTTGGCTCCACCACCACGTCTGCTGCCCCGTCCACCACACCTGGGGGCTTCTCGTTCACGGGTGGAAGCACGTCCCAGACCGGGGCCTCCGGCTTCAACATTGGCTCCATGGGGAGTTCGGCCCAGCCCACGGCCCTCACCGGGCTGCCCTTCACGCCGGCCACGCCAGCGGCCACTGGGGCAGGGGCCACACAGCCAGCTGCTTCCGCACCCGCCGCCGCTACCACCAGTGCTGGGCCCTCGCTCTTTGCCTCACTGGCAACCGCTCCAACTTCGTCTGCTGCCACCGGGCTCTCCCTTTGTGCCCCAGCCACCACGGCGGGGATGCCCGGAGTGGGGACGTTGGGCTTCAGCCTGAAGGCCCCTGGAGCAGCTTCCACCGCCTCCACGGCGACGaccaccaccgccaccactgCCGCCACCGGCTTCTCCTTGAATATAAAACCACTGGCTCCAGCTGGGATCCCTAGCAACACAGCGGCCTCCGGGACCGCCCCAGCCGGCCCCAGTGCAGCCACCGGGGTGTCCGCCAGCCCCGCGATGACCTACGCCCAGCTGGAGAGTCTGATCAACAAGTGGAGCCTGGAGCTGGAGGACCAGGAACGGCACTTCTTACAGCAGGCCACGCAGGTCAACGCCTGGGACCGCACGCTGATCGAGAACGGGGAGAAGATCACCACCCTCCACCGCGAGGTCGAGAAGGTGAAGCTGGACCAGAAGAGGCTGGACCAGGAGCTCGACTTCATCCTGTCTCAGCAGAAGGAGCTGGAGGACTTGCTGAGCCCGCTGGAGGAGTCGGTCAAGGAGCAGAGCGGGACGGTGTACCTGCAGCACGCCGACGAGGAGCGAGAGAAGACCTACAAGCTGGCCGAGAACATCGACGCACAGCTGAAGCGCATGGCCCAGGACCTCAAGGACATCATCGAGCACCTGAACACGTCGGGGGGCCCCGCCGACACCAGCGACCCGCTGCAGCAGATCTGCAAGATCCTCAACGCGCACATGGACTCGCTGCAGTGGATCGACCAGAACTCGGCCCTGCTGCAGAGGAAGGTGGAGGAGGTGACCAAGGTGTGCGAGGGCCGCCGCAAGGAGCAGGAGCGCAGCTTCCGCATCACCTTCGACTGA
- the TBC1D17 gene encoding TBC1 domain family member 17 isoform X1 gives MEGAGYRVVFEKGGVYLHTSAKKHQDPDSLIAGVIRVVEKDNDVLLHWAPVEEAGDSTQIFFSKKDTSGGDSCTSEEEPTFDPGYEPDWAVISTVRPRPRHSEPTRGAEPSSPRGSWAFSVSLGELKSIRRSKPGLSWAYLVLVTQAGGSLPALHFHRGGTRALLRVLSRYLLLARRPARSSPQDSRLYLVFPHDSSALSSSFHHLQLFDQDSSNVVSRFLQDPYSTTFSSFSRVTNFFRGALQPHQEGASPDLPPGPDDEPEPGFEVISCVELGPRPAVERAPPVTEEEWARHVGPEGRLQQVPELKARIFSGGLSPSLRREAWKFLLGYLSWEGSAEEHKAHVRKKTDEYFRMKLQWKSVSPEQERRNSLLHGYRSLIERDVSRTDRTNKFYEGPENPGLGLLNDILLTYCMYHFDLGYVQGMSDLLSPILYVTQNEVDAFWCFCGFMELVHGNFEESQETMKRQLGQLLLLLRVLDPPLCDFLDSQDSGSLCFCFRWLLIWFKREFPFPDVLRLWEVLWTGLPGPSLHLLVACAILDMERDTLMLSGFGSNEILKHVNELTMKLSVEDVLTRAEALYRQLTSCPELPHNVQEILGLAPPAEPQSPSPPASPLPLSPTRAPPAPPPPADTVPQPDSSLEILPEEEEEEECADS, from the exons GTGGTATTTGAGAAAGGAGGCGTGTACCTGCACACCAGTGCCAAGAAGCACCAAGACCCGGACTCCCTCATCGCCGGCGTCATCCGTGTTGTGGAGAAG GACAATGACGTCCTCCTGCACTGGGCTCCTGTAGAGGAGGCTGGAGATTCCACCCAAATCTTCTTCTCCAAGAAG GACACCAGTGGGGGAGACTCCTGCACCTCTGAGGAGGAACCAACCTTTGACCCCGGCTATGAACCCGACTGGGCCGTCATCAGCACCGTGCGGCCACGGCCCCGCCACTCAGAGCCCACGAGAG GTGCAGAGCCCAGCTCCCCCCGGGGCTCCTGGGCCTTCTCCGTGAGTCTGGGGGAGCTCAAGTCCATCCGCCGTTCCAAGCCGGGCCTCAGCTGGGCATACCTCGTCCTGGTCACGCAGGCCGGAGGCTCCCTGCCCGCCCTGCACTTCCACCGCGGGGGCACCCGCGCCCTGCTCCGCGTCCTCAGCCGTTACCTGCTGTTGGCCAG ACGCCCTGCCCGCAGCTCCCCGCAGGACTCCCGCCTCTACCTCGTCTTCCCGCACGACTCCTCGGCCCTCTCCAGCTCCTTCCACCACCTCCAGCTGTTTGACCAGGACAGCTCCAACGTGGTGTCT CGCTTCCTCCAGGACCCCTACTCCACCACCTTCAGCAGCTTCTCCCGTGTGACCAACTTCTTCCGGGGAGCCCTGCAGCCGCACCAGGAGGGGGCCTCCCCTGACCTGCCTCCGGGCCCCGATGACGAACCCGAGCCTGGGTTCGAGGTCATTTCCTGT GTGGAGCTAGGGCCGAGGCCGGCTGTGGAGCGGGCGCCTCCGGTCACAGAGGAGGAGTGGGCCCGCCACGTGGGCCCCGAGGGCCGCCTGCAGCAGGTCCCTGAGCTGAAAGCTCGCATCTTCTCGGGG ggTCTGAGCCCCAGCCTGCGACGCGAGGCCTGGAAGTTCCTCCTGGGGTACCTGAGCTGGGAGGGCTCAGCCGAGGAGCACAAGGCCCACGTGCGCAAGAAAAC ggaCGAGTATTTCCGCATGAAGCTGCAGTGGAAATCTGTGAGCCCAGAGCAGGAACGGAGGAACTCACTGCTGCACGGATACCGCAGCCTCATTG AGAGAGATGTGAGCCGCACCGACAGGACCAACAAATTCTACGAGGGCCCCGAGAACCCGGGGCTGGGCCTGCTGAACGACATTCTCCTTACCTACTGCATGTACCACTTTGACCTCG GCTACGTCCAGGGCATGAGTGACCTTCTCTCCCCGATCCTCTACGTCACTCAGAACGAGGTGGATGCCTTCTGGTGTTTCTGTGGCTTCATGGAGCTCGTG CATGGGAACTTTGAGGAGAGTCAGGAGACAATGAAGCGGCAACTCGGGCAACTCCTGCTCCTCCTGAGGGTGCTGGACCCTCCACTCTGCGACTTCCTGG ACTCCCAGGACTCTGgctctctctgcttctgcttccGGTGGCTGCTCATCTGGTTCAAGAGGGAATTCCCCTTCCCGGATGTCCTTCGGCTGTGGGAG GTGCTGTGGACGGGGCTCCCTGGCCCCAGCCTGCACCTGCTGGTGGCCTGCGCCATCCTGGACATGGAGCGGGACACGCTCATGCTTTCAGGCTTCGGGTCCAATGAGATCCTCAAG CACGTCAACGAGCTGACCATGAAGCTGAGCGTGGAGGACGTGCTGACGCGGGCCGAGGCCCTCTACCGGCAGCTGACCTCCTGCCCG GAGCTGCCCCACAACGTGCAGGAGATCCTAGGCCTGGCGCCCCCCGCAGAGCCCCAGAGCCCCTCGCCACCTGCCTCCCCACTGCCGCTGTCGCCCACCCGCGCCCCACCGGCTCCGCCGCCCCCCGCGGACACAGTCCCGCAGCCTGACAGCAGCCTGGAGATCCTgccggaggaggaggaagaggaggaatgtGCGGACTCTTAA
- the TBC1D17 gene encoding TBC1 domain family member 17 isoform X2: MEGAGYRVVFEKGGVYLHTSAKKHQDPDSLIAGVIRVVEKDNDVLLHWAPVEEAGDSTQIFFSKKDTSGGDSCTSEEEPTFDPGYEPDWAVISTVRPRPRHSEPTRGAEPSSPRGSWAFSVSLGELKSIRRSKPGLSWAYLVLVTQAGGSLPALHFHRGGTRALLRVLSRYLLLASSPQDSRLYLVFPHDSSALSSSFHHLQLFDQDSSNVVSRFLQDPYSTTFSSFSRVTNFFRGALQPHQEGASPDLPPGPDDEPEPGFEVISCVELGPRPAVERAPPVTEEEWARHVGPEGRLQQVPELKARIFSGGLSPSLRREAWKFLLGYLSWEGSAEEHKAHVRKKTDEYFRMKLQWKSVSPEQERRNSLLHGYRSLIERDVSRTDRTNKFYEGPENPGLGLLNDILLTYCMYHFDLGYVQGMSDLLSPILYVTQNEVDAFWCFCGFMELVHGNFEESQETMKRQLGQLLLLLRVLDPPLCDFLDSQDSGSLCFCFRWLLIWFKREFPFPDVLRLWEVLWTGLPGPSLHLLVACAILDMERDTLMLSGFGSNEILKHVNELTMKLSVEDVLTRAEALYRQLTSCPELPHNVQEILGLAPPAEPQSPSPPASPLPLSPTRAPPAPPPPADTVPQPDSSLEILPEEEEEEECADS, from the exons GTGGTATTTGAGAAAGGAGGCGTGTACCTGCACACCAGTGCCAAGAAGCACCAAGACCCGGACTCCCTCATCGCCGGCGTCATCCGTGTTGTGGAGAAG GACAATGACGTCCTCCTGCACTGGGCTCCTGTAGAGGAGGCTGGAGATTCCACCCAAATCTTCTTCTCCAAGAAG GACACCAGTGGGGGAGACTCCTGCACCTCTGAGGAGGAACCAACCTTTGACCCCGGCTATGAACCCGACTGGGCCGTCATCAGCACCGTGCGGCCACGGCCCCGCCACTCAGAGCCCACGAGAG GTGCAGAGCCCAGCTCCCCCCGGGGCTCCTGGGCCTTCTCCGTGAGTCTGGGGGAGCTCAAGTCCATCCGCCGTTCCAAGCCGGGCCTCAGCTGGGCATACCTCGTCCTGGTCACGCAGGCCGGAGGCTCCCTGCCCGCCCTGCACTTCCACCGCGGGGGCACCCGCGCCCTGCTCCGCGTCCTCAGCCGTTACCTGCTGTTGGCCAG CTCCCCGCAGGACTCCCGCCTCTACCTCGTCTTCCCGCACGACTCCTCGGCCCTCTCCAGCTCCTTCCACCACCTCCAGCTGTTTGACCAGGACAGCTCCAACGTGGTGTCT CGCTTCCTCCAGGACCCCTACTCCACCACCTTCAGCAGCTTCTCCCGTGTGACCAACTTCTTCCGGGGAGCCCTGCAGCCGCACCAGGAGGGGGCCTCCCCTGACCTGCCTCCGGGCCCCGATGACGAACCCGAGCCTGGGTTCGAGGTCATTTCCTGT GTGGAGCTAGGGCCGAGGCCGGCTGTGGAGCGGGCGCCTCCGGTCACAGAGGAGGAGTGGGCCCGCCACGTGGGCCCCGAGGGCCGCCTGCAGCAGGTCCCTGAGCTGAAAGCTCGCATCTTCTCGGGG ggTCTGAGCCCCAGCCTGCGACGCGAGGCCTGGAAGTTCCTCCTGGGGTACCTGAGCTGGGAGGGCTCAGCCGAGGAGCACAAGGCCCACGTGCGCAAGAAAAC ggaCGAGTATTTCCGCATGAAGCTGCAGTGGAAATCTGTGAGCCCAGAGCAGGAACGGAGGAACTCACTGCTGCACGGATACCGCAGCCTCATTG AGAGAGATGTGAGCCGCACCGACAGGACCAACAAATTCTACGAGGGCCCCGAGAACCCGGGGCTGGGCCTGCTGAACGACATTCTCCTTACCTACTGCATGTACCACTTTGACCTCG GCTACGTCCAGGGCATGAGTGACCTTCTCTCCCCGATCCTCTACGTCACTCAGAACGAGGTGGATGCCTTCTGGTGTTTCTGTGGCTTCATGGAGCTCGTG CATGGGAACTTTGAGGAGAGTCAGGAGACAATGAAGCGGCAACTCGGGCAACTCCTGCTCCTCCTGAGGGTGCTGGACCCTCCACTCTGCGACTTCCTGG ACTCCCAGGACTCTGgctctctctgcttctgcttccGGTGGCTGCTCATCTGGTTCAAGAGGGAATTCCCCTTCCCGGATGTCCTTCGGCTGTGGGAG GTGCTGTGGACGGGGCTCCCTGGCCCCAGCCTGCACCTGCTGGTGGCCTGCGCCATCCTGGACATGGAGCGGGACACGCTCATGCTTTCAGGCTTCGGGTCCAATGAGATCCTCAAG CACGTCAACGAGCTGACCATGAAGCTGAGCGTGGAGGACGTGCTGACGCGGGCCGAGGCCCTCTACCGGCAGCTGACCTCCTGCCCG GAGCTGCCCCACAACGTGCAGGAGATCCTAGGCCTGGCGCCCCCCGCAGAGCCCCAGAGCCCCTCGCCACCTGCCTCCCCACTGCCGCTGTCGCCCACCCGCGCCCCACCGGCTCCGCCGCCCCCCGCGGACACAGTCCCGCAGCCTGACAGCAGCCTGGAGATCCTgccggaggaggaggaagaggaggaatgtGCGGACTCTTAA
- the IL4I1 gene encoding L-amino-acid oxidase yields MNAPGFIILVCFYMCLKFSVIKSFREGGICAPRPPNCSDPTPGPWHLWSNKGIGTEPAPLSPVSHTPNDDFCPGLTRKAMGAERAHQSQPCTWRLLALVPFLLSLAASLDWQTAQSHDPFEKCMQDPDYEQLLRVVTLGLNRTSKPRRVAVVGAGVAGLLAAKVLSDAGHKVTILEADNRIGGRIFTYRDRKTGWTGELGAMRMPSSHRILHELCKSLGLNLTKFTQYDENTWTEVNEVKLRNYVVEKMPEKLGYKLHPKEKGHSPEEIYQMALNRAIKDLRTLGCRKAMMKFERHTLLEYLLGEGNLSQPAVQLLGDVMSKDGFFYLSFAEALRAHSCLSDRLRYSRIVGGWDLLPRALLSSLSGPVLLHSPVVAIKQGTHEVSVHIEASRRARNLTSLTADVVLLTVSGPAVQRITFTPPLTRKRQEAVRALHYMPATKVFLSFRRPFWHDEHIEGGHSNTDRPSRVIFYPPPGEGALLLASYTWSDAAATFAGLSLSEALRLALDDVAALHGPIVYRLWDGSGIVKRWAEDPHSQGGFVVQPPMLWRTDKDAGQEHDWAAPYGCIYFAGEHTAYPHGWVETAVKSALRAAVLINGRTSSWNDPRTINSMGRVHVAPAHHHPCSLERGRGTHSPALHAVTAPHTT; encoded by the exons ATGAATGCACCTGGCTTCATCATCCTAGTCTGTTTTtatatgtgtttgaaattttccgtAATAAAAAGCTTTCGAGAAGGGGGCATCTGCGCTCCACGGCCTCCCAACTGCTCTGACCCCACACCAGGACCCTGGCATCTCTGGTCTAACAAGGGAATCGGGACAGAGCCAGCACCACTCAGCCCGGTTTCGCACACACCCAACGATGACTTCTGTCCCGGGCTAACCAGAAAGGCCATGGGCGCTGAGAGAGCCCACCAGAGCCAGCCATGCA CCTGGCGCCTCCTCGCCCTGGTCCCCTTCCTCCTCAGCCTGGCGGCCTCCCTGGACTGGCAAACTGCCCAGAGCCACGACCCCTTCGAGAAGTGCATGCAGGATCCCGACTATGAGCAGCTGCTCAGAGTCGTGACCTTGGGCCTCAACCGGACCTCGAAGCCCCGGAGGGTGGCTGTGGTTGGTGCGGGCGTGGCTGGGTTGTTGGCCGCAAAGGTGCTCAGCGATGCTGGACACAAG GTCACCATCCTGGAGGCAGACAACAGGATTGGGGGCCGAATCTTCACCTACCGGGACCGGAAGACCGGCTGGACTGGGGAGCTGGGAGCCATGCGCATGCCCAGCTCGCACAG GATCCTCCATGAGCTCTGCAAGAGCCTGGGACTCAATCTGACCAAATTCACCCAGTACGACGAGAACACGTGGACGGAGGTGAATGAGGTGAAGCTGCGGAACTACGTGGTGGAGAAGATGCCTGAGAAGCTGGGCTACAAGCTGCATCCCAAGGAGAAGGGCCACTCTCCCGAAGAAATCTACCAGATGGCTCTCAACAGG GCCATCAAAGATCTCAGGACACTGGGCTGCAGAAAGGCAATGATGAAGTTTGAAAGGCACACGCTCCTG GAATACCTCCTCGGGGAGGGGAACCTGAGCCAGCCTGCCGTTCAGCTCCTGGGAGACGTGATGTCCAAGGACGGCTTCTTCTATCTCAGCTTCGCCGAGGCCCTGCGGGCTCACAGCTGCCTCAGCGACCGGCTCCG GTACAGCCGCATCGTGGGCGGCTGGGACCTGTTGCCGCGCGCGCTGCTGAGCTCGCTGTCGGGGCCTGTGCTGCTGCACTCGCCCGTCGTGGCGATTAAGCAGGGGACGCACGAGGTGAGCGTGCACATCGAGGCCTCGCGCCGGGCCCGGAATCTGACGTCCCTGACGGCCGACGTGGTGCTGCTGACGGTGAGCGGGCCTGCGGTGCAGCGCATCACCTTCACGCCGCCGCTGACGCGCAAGCGGCAAGAGGCGGTGCGCGCGCTGCACTACATGCCGGCCACCAAGGTGTTCCTGAGCTTCCGCCGGCCCTTCTGGCACGACGAGCACATCGAAGGCGGCCACTCGAACACCGACCGCCCGTCGCGCGTGATATTCTACCCGCCGCCTGGCGAGGGCGCGCTGCTGCTCGCCTCGTACACGTGGTCGGACGCGGCTGCCACGTTCGCTGGCCTGAGCCTGTCCGAAGCCCTGCGCTTGGCGCTCGACGACGTGGCGGCGCTTCACGGGCCCATCGTGTACCGGCTCTGGGACGGCAGCGGCATCGTCAAGCGCTGGGCGGAGGACCCGCACAGCCAGGGCGGCTTCGTGGTGCAGCCCCCGATGCTCTGGCGAACCGACAAGGACGCGGGGCAGGAGCACGATTGGGCGGCCCCCTACGGCTGCATCTACTTCGCTGGAGAGCACACGGCCTACCCGCATGGCTGGGTGGAGACGGCCGTCAAGTCGGCACTGCGGGCCGCGGTCTTGATCAACGGCCGGACCAGCAGCTGGAACGACCCCCGGACCATCAACAGCATGGGGCGTGTGCACGTGGCGCCCGCCCACCACCACCCGTGCAGCCTCGAAAGGGGGCGGGGCACCCACTCTCCAGCCTTACATGCGGTCACCGCTCCGCACACGACCTAA